The Temnothorax longispinosus isolate EJ_2023e chromosome 4, Tlon_JGU_v1, whole genome shotgun sequence genome has a window encoding:
- the LOC139811110 gene encoding beta-1,4-glucuronyltransferase 1: protein MSIAAIARKNWALRLSVVLNVCVLLYVCAHIGSSGPWIEEPPTNWAAAAPLQSDTYGGALNDLVNGTQKVGAAASSSSSSAAVVGATNNAAPTNNGAGRPPRISLVTTTPPNGVKAEALDKPQEHRNQTMRNGTTNVAREPMSLRDAVPCHEKSTEPRRAQRGDYWVLYNYVPMSMAVRCWESVTYTTHADYTFLDNLEPLLERWRAPISIAMHAPGTDFPATLDAIRYSRNCGSPLVPQLVTFHVFFSSKHVPKVIPPSEKIASDTYNCSLGAPWVNVSLAKMYKNEKKLLYPVNVGRNIARESAPTFYVFPSDIELYPSPNLPVKFLEMIRKRDQPALYKPNPKVFVLSIFEVDEKNQPPNNKTRLIQMLKAGTAIPFHKKLCSGCHNVPKSKEWQEAPETEDLHVFHVGKRTGSFVHWEPIFIGTNNDPFYDERLSWEGKSDKMTQGYALCVLDYDFLILDNAFLVHRPGIKIFKKDPHRDMLTAKTNALIKKIIMPELKVLYGTRKGCAV from the exons ATGAGCATCGCGGCCATCGCCCGCAAGAACTGGGCGCTGCGCCTCTCGGTGGTGCTGAACGTGTGCGTGCTGCTGTACGTGTGTGCCCACATCGGCTCGTCCGGGCCGTGGATCGAGGAACCGCCGACCAACtgggcggcggcggcgccgctCCAGTCGGACACCTACGGCGGCGCCTTAAACGACCTCGTCAACGGCACCCAGAAGGTCGGCGCCGCCGCGTCGTCCTCCTCATCCTCGGCCGCGGTCGTCGGCGCCACCAATAATGCGGCGCCGACAAACAACGGCGCCGGCCGTCCTCCCAGGATCAGCCTCGTCACCACGACGCCTCCCAACGGAGTCAAGGCTGAGGCCCTCGACAAGCCGCAGGAGCACCGTAATCAGACG ATGAGGAACGGCACGACGAACGTCGCGCGCGAACCGATGAGCCTGAGGGACGCCGTGCCCTGCCACGAGAAGTCGACCGAGCCGAGGCGGGCGCAGCGCGGCGATTACTGGGTGCTGTACAATTACGTGCCGATGAGCATGGCGGTGAGATGCTGGGAGAGCGTGACATACACCACGCACGCCGACTACACGTTCCTCGACAATCTGGAGCCGCTGCTGGAGCGCTGGCGGGCGCCGATATCGATCGCCATGCACGCACCCGGCACCGACTTCCCGGCGACCCTCGACGCCATCAGGTACTCGAGGAACTGTGGCAGCCCCCTGGTCCCGCAGCTAGTGACCTTTCACGTCTTCTTCAGCAGCAAACACGTGCCAAAAGTG ATACCGCCGTCGGAGAAGATCGCCTCCGACACGTACAACTGCTCGCTCGGGGCGCCATGGGTGAACGTCAGCCTCGCGAAGATGTACAAAAACGAGAAGAAGCTGCTGTACCCGGTAAACGTGGGCCGCAACATAGCGCGCGAGTCCGCGCCCACCTTCTACGTGTTCCCCAGCGACATCGAGCTGTATCCCAGCCCGAACCTGCCCGTCAAGTTCCTCGAGATGATCCGCAAGCGGGATCAGCCGGCTCTCTACAAGCCCAATCCCAAGGTCTTCGTGTTGTCCATCTTCGAGGTGGACGAGAAGAATCAGCCGCCTAACAATAAGACGCGCCTG ATACAGATGCTGAAAGCGGGCACCGCCATACCCTTTCATAAGAAATTATGCTCCGGCTGCCATAACGTGCCGAAAAGTAAAGAATGGCAGGAAGCTCCAGAGACGGAGGACCTGCATGTGTTTCACGTCGGCAAGAGGACTGGCAGCTTCGTACACTGGGAGCCGATCTTTATCGGGACCAATAACGATCCTTTTTACGACGAAAGGCTCAGTTGGGAGGGAAAGAGCGATAAAATGACGCAG GGTTACGCGCTCTGCGTTCTCGATTATGACTTTCTCATCCTGGACAATGCTTTCCTGGTGCATCGGCCCGGCATCAAGATCTTCAAGAAGGATCCGCATCGCGACATGCTCACCGCCAAGACGAACGCGCTTATCAAAAAGATCATCATGCCGGAGCTGAAGGTGTTGTATGGCACGAGGAAGGGCTGCGCCGTGTAG
- the LOC139811107 gene encoding RNA polymerase II-associated protein 1 isoform X1, which translates to MAGEAAWKRPKAGDSEEELLRQQEEFLKAKQQPSVKPINPRNSANASDGAPSASRARSQFSKLKQSRAKQDVVSTSRGSGEVINPAVKDKIRETMKGKLEDMVQNVPTASSHIILGNILERKFDKYEFNNCVPATVKLGFPEVFRFDDASLVEKKTDGKQSLFGQKVSEVKSVRIESVKVPRDESFHCDKGEAIAMEDQLAIEIHKENLEKLAQMNEAEILHEKRKLEETLDPKIIQFLRNIKKKSGKRSIEQDNKQSSVSAASKTTAMDIEVSSDKKMKLSSNDNLNDSEMDCKNDTASTLITKETTMDTRSNDKKTKFPSNDVDTKMDCEDDSSSIIPGLSKELFEESKQKGWLHMNAPEPEKLKWMEDLPEKKEDEPDPTKEYNARFDFNGLLLPYKDESLTVDKGLHHHGEEPVRPGYSLQELLQLSRSSTQQQRGTALVTLANIMEKTRKGWYDKALHPAPLVALSQKNILLLLRFSLDDSSVAVVTAALQALRAFLVSEADEVCLDRLHGFDGYAEPTLTPQLEDKDTSSLKDHELAQLDTVATLLRSDFLLRIRYILNEMHPPPVGVTCALEILIRLARHSHITALNISSTSYLLDTIVQNFIPLSIDQLAMQDTIKNVYGIPVVKAIKLCRVLVTYGKKPVAQKLDNFKIIQSILTYISSETGRNNDISLSIESLRLWRILLHYEIGLDSVAGAQLTLISQLQLLLSNHDIQNTSELACEHAAALIAVASHEKTLKPNISTLLAKWSTQLSSVSNVTWGVMKLIAKSLSAVDEISAFKTTWLSNQHVFSNLRSSSNLLSDCNTTTDREPSCLPNLNVLTENGELQPIVSVHSCIPFLATILNTFHSSSRVAEIRTILEHPSFRKYIRELETTEWSLERSWYSRTELYLLTAVVKSASLLGDTINNQTAQIVWRITIKLISSLPADATDHVRKLLQIALSNEKVNLEMITNELAKLDLASTVDRVKIGSHSDAASLYERYVTPNGDWNQAAMPKDWLFLPLVHMYTKCKNDIKLQSEDKDSVLTVLSLTLVLPDLMEKLSPTLRFSRLILVYLCDTIYLDSDVSTLLLNVLSNLLRRYHTRLNFQTELPGLSSFTDLFIALCEHFCSTSYGDDGYAMTLLVAAAQRHDPHYRKLLWSEHAAALRYLKLPPEKLVLPLKEYLYPEEDDTSLIESYMTALVRGVVRETWCPVPFTIALHHSAMYLKRSNRLAVRMRAQVEKLRNKDIADALLHYVPPQL; encoded by the exons ATGGCTGGTGAAGCTGCGTGGAAGAGACCTAAAGCGGGCGACAGCGAGGAGGAGCTTCTGCGCCAGCAAGAAGAGTTTTTGAAGGCGAAGCAGCAACCGTCCGTAAAGCCAATAAATCCAAGAAATTCAGCCAACGCTTCGGACGGTGCTCCGAGTGCTAGCAGAGCAAGATCCCAATTCTCGAAATTGAAACAATCGAGGGCGAAACAAGATGTGGTTTCTACCTCGCGAGGCAGCGGAGAAGTGATAAATCCGGCTGTCAAGGACAAGATTCGGGAAACGATGAAGGGAAAGTTGGAGGACATGGTCCAGAATGTACCTACGGCGTCGTCGCACATAATACTTGGCAATATCTTGGAAAGGAAATTCGACAAATATGAGTTTAACAACTGTGTTCCCGCAACAGTCAAGTTAGGGTTCCCCGAGGTTTTTAGATTCGACGACGCGTCACTTGTGGAAAAG AAGACCGATGGTAAGCAGAGTTTATTCGGGCAAAAAGTTTCAGAGGTGAAATCTGTGAGAATTGAGTCGGTGAAAGTTCCGAGGGACGAATCTTTCCACTGCGACAAGGGAGAGGCGATTGCGATGGAAGATCAATTGGCCATTGAAATTCACAAGGAAAATTTGGAAAAGCTGGCGCAGATGAACGAGGCGGAGATATTACACGAAAAGAGGAAGCTTGAGGAGACTCTTGATCCTAAGATAATACAGTTTTTAAGAAACATAAAGAAGAAATCCGGCAAAAGATCAATCGAACAGGACAATAAGCAAAGTAGCGTTTCAGCCGCGAGCAAAACCACAGCAATGGATATAGAAGTATCCAGTGATAAGAAGATGAAGCTTTCGTCGAACGACAACTTAAACGACTCGGAAATGGATTGCAAGAATGATACAGCGAGcactttaattacaaaagaaaCAACAATGGATACAAGATCTAATGATAAGAAGACAAAGTTTCCTTCGAATGATGTCGATACAAAAATGGATTGCGAGGATGACTCCTCGAGCATAATCCCAGGATTATCCAAAGAATTATTCGAAGAAAGCAAACAGAAAGGATGGCTGCATATGAACGCTCCCGAACCAGAAAAGTTGAAGTGGATGGAAGACTTGccggaaaagaaagaagacgaGCCCGATCCGACCAAAGAATACAATGCGAGATTTGATTTCAACG GTCTTTTATTGCCGTACAAAGATGAGAGCTTAACTGTAGACAAAGGCCTCCATCATCACGGCGAGGAACCCGTACGTCCCGGATATTCCCTTCAGGAGTTGCTACAACTGAGCAGGTCTTCCACTCAACAGCAACGGGGTACAGCCCTTGTCACTCTGGCCAATATCATGGAGAAGACGCGCAAGGGTTGGTACGACAAGGCCCTGCATCCAGCACCACTGGTCGCGCTCAGTCAGAAGAATATTCTGTTGCTGCTGAGATTTTCGCTGGATGACTCGTCGGTGGCTGTGGTCACGGCGGCTCTGCAAGCTCTCAGAGCTTTCCTGGTCAGCGAGGCGGACGAGGTATGCTTGGACAGACTACATGGATTCGACGGATACGCAGAACCCACCTTGACGCCTCAACTTGAAGACAAGGATACAAGTAGCCTCAAGGATCACGAATTGGCACAGTTGGATACCGTGGCTACGTTACTGAGatcagattttttattgagAATCAG ATACATTTTAAATGAGATGCATCCACCACCTGTTGGAGTAACGTGTGCCTTAGAGATACTCATCCGTCTCGCGAGACATTCGCACATTACGGCATTGAATATCTCGTCCACGTCATATTTGTTAGACACCATTGTCCAGAATTTTATACCACTGTCTATAGACCAATTAG CGATGCAGGACACGATAAAGAACGTTTACGGGATTCCCGTAGTTAAGGCGATTAAGTTGTGTCGTGTTCTCGTCACGTATGGCAAGAAGCCCGTCGCGCAGAAATTGGATAActtcaaaattattcaatcCATCCTAACGTACATTAGCAGTGAGACGGG CAGGAACAATGACATAAGTCTCAGCATCGAGAGCCTGCGGCTTTGGCGAATATTGTTGCATTACGAAATAGGATTGGACAGTGTCGCAGGCGCCCAGTTAACTCTCATATCGCAATTGCAGCTGTTATTAAGTAATCATGATATTCAAAATACATCCGAGTTGGCGTGCGAGCACGCCGCGGCTTTAATTGCTGTGGCGAGTCACGAGAAAACATTAAAACCGAACATTTCTACGTTGCTGGCGAAGTGGAGTACACAGTTGTCGTCGGTATCTAATGTAACG TGGGGTGTTATGAAATTAATCGCCAAGAGTTTATCCGCCGTTGACGAGATTTCCGCATTCAAAACAACGTGGCTATCCAATCAGCACGTTTTCTCAAATCTTCG TTCCAGTTCAAATTTATTGAGCGACTGTAACACGACTACGGATCGGGAACCATCCTGCCTTCCAAATTTGAATGTTCTCACGGAGAACGGAGAGTTGCAGCCGATCGTGTCGGTGCATTCATGCATACCATTCTTGGCGACGATACTGAATACGTTTCACAGTAGCTCACGCGTAGCAGAAATTCGTACAATACTCGAACACCCGTCTTTCCGCAAATACATACGAGAGTTGGAAACGACCGAGTGGAGTTTGGAAAGATCGTGGTACAGCAGAACGGAGTTGTATCTTTTGACAGCGGTAGTAAAATCAGCATCCCTCCTCGGGGACACAATCAATAATCAGACAGCGCAAATTGTGTGGAGGATCACCATCAAGCTCATCTCGTCATTGCCCGCGGATGCCACGGATCACGTGAGGAAGCTCCTTCAAATCGCGTTATCGAACGAAAAAGTGAATTTGGAAATGATCACTAACGAACTGGCCAAATTAGATCTGGCGTCCACGGTAGACCGGGTCAAGATAGGCTCGCATTCCGACGCGGCGTCGCTGTACGAGAGATACGTCACGCCGAATGGCGATTGGAATCAAGCGGCGATGCCGAAGGACTGGCTGTTCTTGCCGCTGGTTCACATGTACACAAAGTGCAAAAACGATATCAAATTGCAGTCGGAGGATAAGGACAGCGTCCTGACGGTGCTGAGCCTGACGTTGGTCCTGCCCGATCTCATGGAGAAGCTGTCGCCCACATTGAGATTCAGCAGACTGATACTGGTGTACCTCTGCGACACCATCTACCTGGACAGCGACGTGTCCACGCTGCTGCTGAACGTTCTGTCGAATCTGTTGAGGAGGTACCACACGCGATTGAACTTCCAGACAGAGCTGCCGGGGCTGAGCTCCTTCACCGATCTGTTCATCGCGCTGTGCGAGCACTTCTGCTCGACCTCGTACGGCGACGACGGTTACGCCATGACGTTGCTGGTGGCGGCGGCGCAACGGCACGATCCGCACTATCGAAAACTGCTGTGGTCGGAACACGCGGCCGCGCTGCGATACCTGAAACTACCGCCGGAGAAGTTGGTGTTGCCGCTGAAGGAGTATCTCTATCCGGAGGAGGACGACACGTCGCTCATAGAGAGCTACATGACTGCGCTCGTTCGCGGAGTGGTCAGGGAGACGTGGTGCCCGGTTCCCTTCACGATCGCCTTGCACCACTCGGCAATGTATCTGAAGCGCTCGAACAGGCTGGCGGTGCGAATGCGTGCGCAAGTGGAGAAGTTGCGGAACAAAGATATCGCCGATGCATTGTTGCACTACGTACCACCGCAATTATGA
- the LOC139811107 gene encoding RNA polymerase II-associated protein 1 isoform X2 yields MAGEAAWKRPKAGDSEEELLRQQEEFLKAKQQPSVKPINPRNSANASDGAPSASRARSQFSKLKQSRAKQDVVSTSRGSGEVINPAVKDKIRETMKGKLEDMVQNVPTASSHIILGNILERKFDKYEFNNCVPATVKLGFPEVFRFDDASLVEKKTDGKQSLFGQKVSEVKSVRIESVKVPRDESFHCDKGEAIAMEDQLAIEIHKENLEKLAQMNEAEILHEKRKLEETLDPKIIQFLRNIKKKSGKRSIEQDNKQSSVSAASKTTAMDIEVSSDKKMKLSSNDNLNDSEMDCKNDTASTLITKETTMDTRSNDKKTKFPSNDVDTKMDCEDDSSSIIPGLSKELFEESKQKGWLHMNAPEPEKLKWMEDLPEKKEDEPDPTKEYNARFDFNGLLLPYKDESLTVDKGLHHHGEEPVRPGYSLQELLQLSRSSTQQQRGTALVTLANIMEKTRKGWYDKALHPAPLVALSQKNILLLLRFSLDDSSVAVVTAALQALRAFLVSEADEVCLDRLHGFDGYAEPTLTPQLEDKDTSSLKDHELAQLDTVATLLRSDFLLRIRYILNEMHPPPVGVTCALEILIRLARHSHITALNISSTSYLLDTIVQNFIPLSIDQLAMQDTIKNVYGIPVVKAIKLCRVLVTYGKKPVAQKLDNFKIIQSILTYISSETGNNDISLSIESLRLWRILLHYEIGLDSVAGAQLTLISQLQLLLSNHDIQNTSELACEHAAALIAVASHEKTLKPNISTLLAKWSTQLSSVSNVTWGVMKLIAKSLSAVDEISAFKTTWLSNQHVFSNLRSSSNLLSDCNTTTDREPSCLPNLNVLTENGELQPIVSVHSCIPFLATILNTFHSSSRVAEIRTILEHPSFRKYIRELETTEWSLERSWYSRTELYLLTAVVKSASLLGDTINNQTAQIVWRITIKLISSLPADATDHVRKLLQIALSNEKVNLEMITNELAKLDLASTVDRVKIGSHSDAASLYERYVTPNGDWNQAAMPKDWLFLPLVHMYTKCKNDIKLQSEDKDSVLTVLSLTLVLPDLMEKLSPTLRFSRLILVYLCDTIYLDSDVSTLLLNVLSNLLRRYHTRLNFQTELPGLSSFTDLFIALCEHFCSTSYGDDGYAMTLLVAAAQRHDPHYRKLLWSEHAAALRYLKLPPEKLVLPLKEYLYPEEDDTSLIESYMTALVRGVVRETWCPVPFTIALHHSAMYLKRSNRLAVRMRAQVEKLRNKDIADALLHYVPPQL; encoded by the exons ATGGCTGGTGAAGCTGCGTGGAAGAGACCTAAAGCGGGCGACAGCGAGGAGGAGCTTCTGCGCCAGCAAGAAGAGTTTTTGAAGGCGAAGCAGCAACCGTCCGTAAAGCCAATAAATCCAAGAAATTCAGCCAACGCTTCGGACGGTGCTCCGAGTGCTAGCAGAGCAAGATCCCAATTCTCGAAATTGAAACAATCGAGGGCGAAACAAGATGTGGTTTCTACCTCGCGAGGCAGCGGAGAAGTGATAAATCCGGCTGTCAAGGACAAGATTCGGGAAACGATGAAGGGAAAGTTGGAGGACATGGTCCAGAATGTACCTACGGCGTCGTCGCACATAATACTTGGCAATATCTTGGAAAGGAAATTCGACAAATATGAGTTTAACAACTGTGTTCCCGCAACAGTCAAGTTAGGGTTCCCCGAGGTTTTTAGATTCGACGACGCGTCACTTGTGGAAAAG AAGACCGATGGTAAGCAGAGTTTATTCGGGCAAAAAGTTTCAGAGGTGAAATCTGTGAGAATTGAGTCGGTGAAAGTTCCGAGGGACGAATCTTTCCACTGCGACAAGGGAGAGGCGATTGCGATGGAAGATCAATTGGCCATTGAAATTCACAAGGAAAATTTGGAAAAGCTGGCGCAGATGAACGAGGCGGAGATATTACACGAAAAGAGGAAGCTTGAGGAGACTCTTGATCCTAAGATAATACAGTTTTTAAGAAACATAAAGAAGAAATCCGGCAAAAGATCAATCGAACAGGACAATAAGCAAAGTAGCGTTTCAGCCGCGAGCAAAACCACAGCAATGGATATAGAAGTATCCAGTGATAAGAAGATGAAGCTTTCGTCGAACGACAACTTAAACGACTCGGAAATGGATTGCAAGAATGATACAGCGAGcactttaattacaaaagaaaCAACAATGGATACAAGATCTAATGATAAGAAGACAAAGTTTCCTTCGAATGATGTCGATACAAAAATGGATTGCGAGGATGACTCCTCGAGCATAATCCCAGGATTATCCAAAGAATTATTCGAAGAAAGCAAACAGAAAGGATGGCTGCATATGAACGCTCCCGAACCAGAAAAGTTGAAGTGGATGGAAGACTTGccggaaaagaaagaagacgaGCCCGATCCGACCAAAGAATACAATGCGAGATTTGATTTCAACG GTCTTTTATTGCCGTACAAAGATGAGAGCTTAACTGTAGACAAAGGCCTCCATCATCACGGCGAGGAACCCGTACGTCCCGGATATTCCCTTCAGGAGTTGCTACAACTGAGCAGGTCTTCCACTCAACAGCAACGGGGTACAGCCCTTGTCACTCTGGCCAATATCATGGAGAAGACGCGCAAGGGTTGGTACGACAAGGCCCTGCATCCAGCACCACTGGTCGCGCTCAGTCAGAAGAATATTCTGTTGCTGCTGAGATTTTCGCTGGATGACTCGTCGGTGGCTGTGGTCACGGCGGCTCTGCAAGCTCTCAGAGCTTTCCTGGTCAGCGAGGCGGACGAGGTATGCTTGGACAGACTACATGGATTCGACGGATACGCAGAACCCACCTTGACGCCTCAACTTGAAGACAAGGATACAAGTAGCCTCAAGGATCACGAATTGGCACAGTTGGATACCGTGGCTACGTTACTGAGatcagattttttattgagAATCAG ATACATTTTAAATGAGATGCATCCACCACCTGTTGGAGTAACGTGTGCCTTAGAGATACTCATCCGTCTCGCGAGACATTCGCACATTACGGCATTGAATATCTCGTCCACGTCATATTTGTTAGACACCATTGTCCAGAATTTTATACCACTGTCTATAGACCAATTAG CGATGCAGGACACGATAAAGAACGTTTACGGGATTCCCGTAGTTAAGGCGATTAAGTTGTGTCGTGTTCTCGTCACGTATGGCAAGAAGCCCGTCGCGCAGAAATTGGATAActtcaaaattattcaatcCATCCTAACGTACATTAGCAGTGAGACGGG GAACAATGACATAAGTCTCAGCATCGAGAGCCTGCGGCTTTGGCGAATATTGTTGCATTACGAAATAGGATTGGACAGTGTCGCAGGCGCCCAGTTAACTCTCATATCGCAATTGCAGCTGTTATTAAGTAATCATGATATTCAAAATACATCCGAGTTGGCGTGCGAGCACGCCGCGGCTTTAATTGCTGTGGCGAGTCACGAGAAAACATTAAAACCGAACATTTCTACGTTGCTGGCGAAGTGGAGTACACAGTTGTCGTCGGTATCTAATGTAACG TGGGGTGTTATGAAATTAATCGCCAAGAGTTTATCCGCCGTTGACGAGATTTCCGCATTCAAAACAACGTGGCTATCCAATCAGCACGTTTTCTCAAATCTTCG TTCCAGTTCAAATTTATTGAGCGACTGTAACACGACTACGGATCGGGAACCATCCTGCCTTCCAAATTTGAATGTTCTCACGGAGAACGGAGAGTTGCAGCCGATCGTGTCGGTGCATTCATGCATACCATTCTTGGCGACGATACTGAATACGTTTCACAGTAGCTCACGCGTAGCAGAAATTCGTACAATACTCGAACACCCGTCTTTCCGCAAATACATACGAGAGTTGGAAACGACCGAGTGGAGTTTGGAAAGATCGTGGTACAGCAGAACGGAGTTGTATCTTTTGACAGCGGTAGTAAAATCAGCATCCCTCCTCGGGGACACAATCAATAATCAGACAGCGCAAATTGTGTGGAGGATCACCATCAAGCTCATCTCGTCATTGCCCGCGGATGCCACGGATCACGTGAGGAAGCTCCTTCAAATCGCGTTATCGAACGAAAAAGTGAATTTGGAAATGATCACTAACGAACTGGCCAAATTAGATCTGGCGTCCACGGTAGACCGGGTCAAGATAGGCTCGCATTCCGACGCGGCGTCGCTGTACGAGAGATACGTCACGCCGAATGGCGATTGGAATCAAGCGGCGATGCCGAAGGACTGGCTGTTCTTGCCGCTGGTTCACATGTACACAAAGTGCAAAAACGATATCAAATTGCAGTCGGAGGATAAGGACAGCGTCCTGACGGTGCTGAGCCTGACGTTGGTCCTGCCCGATCTCATGGAGAAGCTGTCGCCCACATTGAGATTCAGCAGACTGATACTGGTGTACCTCTGCGACACCATCTACCTGGACAGCGACGTGTCCACGCTGCTGCTGAACGTTCTGTCGAATCTGTTGAGGAGGTACCACACGCGATTGAACTTCCAGACAGAGCTGCCGGGGCTGAGCTCCTTCACCGATCTGTTCATCGCGCTGTGCGAGCACTTCTGCTCGACCTCGTACGGCGACGACGGTTACGCCATGACGTTGCTGGTGGCGGCGGCGCAACGGCACGATCCGCACTATCGAAAACTGCTGTGGTCGGAACACGCGGCCGCGCTGCGATACCTGAAACTACCGCCGGAGAAGTTGGTGTTGCCGCTGAAGGAGTATCTCTATCCGGAGGAGGACGACACGTCGCTCATAGAGAGCTACATGACTGCGCTCGTTCGCGGAGTGGTCAGGGAGACGTGGTGCCCGGTTCCCTTCACGATCGCCTTGCACCACTCGGCAATGTATCTGAAGCGCTCGAACAGGCTGGCGGTGCGAATGCGTGCGCAAGTGGAGAAGTTGCGGAACAAAGATATCGCCGATGCATTGTTGCACTACGTACCACCGCAATTATGA